The Verrucomicrobium spinosum DSM 4136 = JCM 18804 genome includes a region encoding these proteins:
- a CDS encoding polysaccharide biosynthesis/export family protein, with translation MVTSTFRALLIGLLCSLMFGPAMAQQTTESVLRTGDSIVIKLSGVPAEEITVVSNSYDIADNGSINLPYIGEVKAAGVRPSTLQKNIESAYKRAEIFTHPTVQVTPNREAATQVIYVSGEVRAPGRIGLTPGMTIHDAITSAGGPTEFAGMKKVKFTRGGQTRELDLRRADGAEAAIQAQPGDRIHVPQ, from the coding sequence ATGGTCACTTCCACTTTCCGAGCCCTCCTCATCGGCCTCCTCTGCAGCCTTATGTTCGGGCCTGCCATGGCCCAGCAGACGACCGAGTCCGTCCTGCGCACCGGAGACAGCATCGTGATCAAACTCTCCGGTGTGCCCGCAGAGGAGATCACAGTTGTTTCCAACAGCTATGACATTGCTGACAACGGCTCCATCAATCTCCCGTACATCGGTGAGGTGAAAGCCGCCGGAGTGCGTCCTTCTACGCTGCAGAAGAACATTGAGAGTGCTTACAAGCGCGCCGAGATCTTCACGCACCCCACCGTTCAAGTCACCCCGAACCGCGAAGCTGCCACCCAGGTCATCTACGTCAGCGGTGAGGTTCGCGCTCCCGGCCGCATCGGCCTCACCCCCGGCATGACCATCCACGACGCCATCACCAGTGCCGGCGGCCCCACCGAATTTGCCGGCATGAAGAAGGTGAAGTTCACCCGCGGCGGCCAGACCCGCGAGCTCGACCTGCGCCGTGCCGATGGTGCCGAAGCCGCCATCCAGGCCCAACCCGGGGACAGGATCCATGTGCCGCAGTGA
- a CDS encoding ABC transporter ATP-binding protein, which yields MKNEPQEDVFSEKLDLKLWGRVFRHALPYKKLLTPLAIAAVGIALCDASFALITRWTVDAVAQQQQVNLWPYATVYFVAALALSVGVWMFINAAGGLSNNMSHDIRQDCFKKLQELEFAYFDHRPTGWLISRLTSDCDKLARIIAWGTLDVLWAVCLVFMIAVVMVVLQPLLGLLVLSVVPPLVWVSAVFQKKLLLSSRETRKYNSMITASYAEELQGLRTTKSLVRENENQREFEVLSTHMYGVSIQNALQSAVYIPIVLTLGSVAAGIALWRGGADVMSGTLSLGTLVAFIFYAGQFFNPINQIAQTLVQMQGAQAAGERVLSLLATVPGILDHEEVRARLHLWDRPDRAPDLAPDGYEREIRSVAFDHVDFSYQTGEPVLKDFNLKVEAGQTIALVGASGGGKSTIVNLAARFYEPTGGRILVNGRDLRDRSLEWYHSNLGIVLQGPHLFSGSVRENIRYGRLDATDAEVEAAARSVNADSFIRALEKGYDTDVGEGGNRLSTGQKQLVSFARALLADPRIFIMDEATSSIDTETEQLIQKGLKAIFQGRISFVIAHRLSTIRGADRILVIEKGRILESGTHDELMAARGHYHALYTQQFRNEQVGQILDAAVEKPVRL from the coding sequence ATGAAAAACGAACCTCAAGAAGATGTCTTCAGTGAAAAGCTTGATCTCAAGCTCTGGGGGCGCGTGTTCCGACATGCGCTGCCCTATAAGAAACTGTTGACTCCTCTAGCCATTGCCGCCGTGGGCATTGCCCTCTGCGACGCCAGCTTCGCGCTCATCACCCGCTGGACGGTGGATGCCGTGGCCCAGCAGCAGCAGGTGAACCTGTGGCCCTACGCCACGGTGTACTTCGTGGCCGCCCTGGCACTCTCCGTAGGCGTCTGGATGTTCATCAATGCGGCGGGCGGGCTCTCCAACAACATGAGCCACGACATCCGGCAGGACTGCTTCAAAAAACTGCAGGAGCTGGAATTTGCCTACTTCGACCACCGGCCCACCGGCTGGTTGATCTCGCGGTTGACTTCCGACTGCGACAAGCTGGCCCGCATCATCGCGTGGGGCACGCTGGATGTGCTATGGGCGGTGTGCCTGGTTTTCATGATCGCCGTGGTGATGGTGGTGCTGCAGCCGCTGCTGGGCCTGCTGGTGCTCTCCGTGGTGCCGCCGCTGGTGTGGGTGAGTGCCGTGTTTCAGAAGAAGCTGCTGCTCAGCTCCCGCGAGACGCGGAAGTACAACTCCATGATCACTGCCTCCTACGCGGAGGAGCTGCAGGGGCTGCGCACCACGAAGTCCCTGGTGCGGGAGAACGAGAACCAGCGGGAGTTCGAGGTGTTATCCACCCACATGTATGGCGTTTCCATCCAGAACGCCCTGCAGTCGGCGGTGTACATTCCCATCGTGCTCACTCTGGGCAGCGTCGCGGCCGGCATCGCCCTGTGGCGTGGTGGCGCGGATGTGATGAGCGGCACCCTGAGCCTGGGCACGCTGGTGGCCTTCATCTTCTACGCCGGGCAGTTCTTCAACCCCATCAACCAGATCGCGCAGACGCTGGTGCAGATGCAGGGGGCCCAGGCCGCGGGCGAGAGGGTGCTGAGCCTGCTGGCCACGGTGCCGGGGATCCTCGACCATGAGGAGGTGCGGGCGCGGTTGCATTTGTGGGATCGTCCTGACCGGGCTCCGGATCTGGCCCCGGATGGCTACGAGCGGGAAATCCGCAGCGTGGCCTTTGACCATGTGGACTTCTCCTACCAGACGGGGGAGCCGGTGCTGAAGGACTTCAACCTCAAGGTGGAAGCCGGGCAGACCATTGCCCTGGTGGGGGCCAGCGGCGGGGGCAAGAGCACCATCGTGAACCTCGCCGCGCGATTCTATGAGCCAACTGGCGGACGTATCCTGGTGAACGGGCGGGACCTCCGCGACCGCAGCCTGGAGTGGTATCACTCCAACCTGGGCATCGTGCTCCAGGGGCCGCACCTGTTCAGCGGGAGCGTGCGGGAGAACATCCGGTATGGCAGGCTGGATGCGACTGATGCCGAGGTGGAGGCGGCCGCCCGCAGTGTGAATGCGGACAGCTTCATTCGGGCGCTGGAGAAGGGCTATGACACCGATGTGGGGGAGGGCGGGAACCGTCTCTCCACCGGACAGAAGCAGCTTGTGTCCTTCGCGAGGGCGCTGCTGGCCGATCCGCGTATCTTTATCATGGACGAGGCCACCTCATCCATCGATACGGAGACGGAGCAGCTCATCCAAAAGGGTCTGAAGGCGATCTTTCAAGGTCGCATCAGCTTCGTGATCGCCCACCGGCTCTCTACGATTCGTGGGGCGGACCGCATCCTGGTGATCGAGAAAGGAAGGATCCTGGAAAGCGGCACGCATGACGAGCTCATGGCCGCCCGGGGGCACTACCATGCGCTGTACACGCAGCAGTTCAGAAATGAACAGGTGGGGCAGATCCTGGATGCGGCTGTGGAGAAGCCAGTGCGTCTGTAG
- a CDS encoding outer membrane beta-barrel protein, protein MKVTLALFPLTALLSLAPALQGQGLLGIGRSTDYLDEIPLTFNAGASVGYDRTEYDSMGLENEESAFVQAGVGLTYANNTAPTKWNVGVDLGTIYYLDDTVRGEDYDYTARVAFNVAHQVSRRLQVSNNLYVTYETEPNYGIGVTTGRRAGQYLYGYNNTSVAYAWSERVATTTGYTIDGVIYTDDETVADFEDRLSHLISQQVSYALSRTTKLTAEYRFRYTRFANDPATDLDGEVPSPDYMSHYILVGVDKAWSERSSGSLRAGVEIYQSDRSDESAPYVEGALNYALTRRSNLRWYAQMGYDASEMSLYDSRYSYRTGVVAGYQFTQSLTGNFGLHYVHSDFEGNQEVESSSEDEVNASLGFSYNFWNNLSLDANYSYTTISSDSSFREYDRHRVSVGLNAVF, encoded by the coding sequence ATGAAGGTCACACTCGCCCTGTTCCCCCTGACAGCTCTGCTGTCACTGGCACCCGCCCTGCAGGGGCAGGGCCTGCTGGGTATCGGGCGATCCACAGATTATCTCGACGAAATACCGCTGACCTTCAATGCGGGGGCGAGTGTGGGCTATGACAGGACCGAGTACGACTCGATGGGGCTGGAGAATGAAGAGTCCGCCTTTGTCCAGGCTGGGGTGGGGCTCACCTATGCCAACAACACCGCGCCGACCAAGTGGAACGTGGGCGTGGACCTGGGCACGATTTATTACCTTGATGACACGGTTCGAGGAGAGGACTATGACTACACCGCGCGCGTCGCGTTCAACGTCGCGCACCAGGTGAGCCGCCGCCTCCAGGTGAGCAACAACCTCTACGTCACTTATGAGACGGAGCCGAACTACGGCATCGGCGTGACGACGGGCCGCCGGGCGGGCCAGTACCTCTACGGGTACAACAACACGTCTGTGGCCTATGCCTGGAGTGAGCGCGTGGCCACCACCACCGGCTACACCATCGACGGCGTCATTTACACGGACGATGAAACGGTGGCCGACTTTGAGGACCGCCTCAGCCACCTCATCAGCCAGCAGGTGAGCTATGCTCTGAGCCGCACCACGAAGCTGACGGCCGAGTACCGCTTCCGCTACACCCGCTTCGCCAATGATCCCGCCACCGATCTGGACGGGGAGGTGCCCAGCCCGGACTACATGAGCCACTACATCCTGGTGGGGGTGGACAAAGCCTGGAGCGAACGCTCCTCCGGCAGCCTCCGCGCCGGGGTGGAGATCTACCAGAGTGACCGCTCAGACGAGAGCGCCCCCTATGTGGAAGGTGCCCTCAACTACGCTCTCACCCGGCGCAGCAACCTGCGCTGGTATGCGCAGATGGGCTATGACGCCTCGGAAATGTCCCTCTATGACTCCCGCTACTCCTACCGTACTGGTGTGGTGGCTGGCTACCAGTTCACCCAGAGCCTGACCGGGAACTTCGGACTGCACTATGTGCACAGCGACTTCGAGGGGAACCAGGAGGTGGAATCCTCCTCCGAAGATGAGGTCAATGCCAGCCTGGGCTTCAGCTACAACTTCTGGAACAACCTGAGTCTGGACGCAAACTACAGCTACACCACGATCTCGTCGGACTCGTCCTTCCGAGAGTATGATCGACACCGGGTGAGCGTCGGCTTGAACGCCGTGTTCTGA
- a CDS encoding tetratricopeptide repeat protein: MTSRTIVNICVGTLFVLAVLYVMGKWNSPDWQENPMYPLISIIMLAIVGGVFFVTVVLPKFGDAIGTVMYSSGEEVEQDESMKAVALVAKGDYHGAIKEYEKMIANKPEDPFPVSEIAKIYSEKLHAPDQALVIIQENLENREWTEENAAFLMFRLSDIHMATRNYDAAKDILEQVAGNFPGTRHSGNARHKINELEQLQYKEIAAQRAKLSSQG, translated from the coding sequence ATGACTTCGCGAACCATCGTCAACATCTGCGTCGGCACCTTGTTCGTTCTGGCAGTTCTCTATGTGATGGGAAAATGGAATTCCCCTGACTGGCAGGAGAATCCCATGTACCCACTGATCTCCATCATCATGTTGGCGATTGTAGGCGGGGTCTTCTTCGTCACGGTGGTCTTGCCCAAATTCGGCGACGCGATCGGCACGGTGATGTACTCCTCCGGCGAGGAAGTGGAGCAGGATGAAAGCATGAAGGCCGTGGCCCTGGTGGCCAAGGGCGACTACCACGGGGCGATCAAGGAATACGAGAAGATGATCGCAAACAAGCCGGAGGATCCGTTCCCGGTATCTGAGATCGCCAAGATCTACTCGGAAAAGCTCCACGCCCCCGATCAAGCCCTGGTCATCATTCAGGAGAACCTGGAAAACCGGGAGTGGACGGAGGAGAACGCCGCATTCCTCATGTTCCGCCTCTCTGACATCCACATGGCCACCCGGAACTACGATGCCGCGAAGGACATCCTGGAGCAAGTAGCCGGCAACTTCCCCGGCACCCGCCACAGCGGCAACGCCCGGCACAAGATCAACGAGCTGGAGCAGCTCCAATATAAGGAGATCGCAGCGCAGCGGGCGAAACTTTCGAGTCAGGGGTAG
- a CDS encoding ABC transporter ATP-binding protein: MGNSSSDSSPSDPAASDTGGQPVADPDSYSKPDSDLKSKTKTKPKQAPAALLWTLMQGFRGQYALAIVALLVFTVINYLIPLVGSATIDFALKSGVLPGATPAKEAPEAVLSTVLISWMGGADLVRQHLWLPALVMVGLTVLAGVFSYLKGRFAAQASDGIARRLKDRLYDHLQRLPTRYHDHAETGDLIQRCTSDVETLRMALSTQVVDISNAILMLLTAVPVMLLLDGRMTAISFVLVVPIVLFGYIYVGRVKHLFREVDEAEGQVTRVVQENLTGLRVVRAFGRQSFEINKFATPNQLYRDRSLRLLRLMAWYWSTSDLIVLIQQGIVLIAGAWFISQGTLTVGTLFAFIMFLNMLLWPVRQMGRTLTDLGKATVALNRMGEILSEAEESKPDPAGGHPDPFQGGIEARDLVFDHDGKSAALNGISFTVRPGETLAILGPSGSGKSTIMHLLLRLYDYRSGSIRLDGQELTTLDRQWVRSQFSVVMQEPFLFSKTIGENIRLGREGAAKEEIQEAARLADIHDTINTFTADYGTLVGERGVTLSGGQRQRVALARALLRETPVLLLDDALSAVDAETETNILQALRSRHGQRTTLVIAHRLSTLAHADRVIVLDKGRIIQEGQPEDLLKQEGLYRRLWTIQNAAQQEILNDEQFAAASTAAAAPADLAAAQAAATPALTSVPASR; the protein is encoded by the coding sequence ATGGGAAATTCATCCAGTGATTCATCGCCCTCCGATCCGGCCGCCTCTGATACAGGGGGGCAGCCGGTCGCCGATCCGGACTCATATAGCAAACCGGACTCGGACTTGAAGTCCAAGACCAAGACAAAGCCCAAGCAGGCTCCGGCGGCGCTGCTCTGGACCCTGATGCAGGGGTTCCGGGGTCAATATGCGCTGGCCATTGTGGCGCTGCTGGTCTTCACCGTGATCAACTACCTCATCCCCCTGGTGGGCAGTGCGACGATCGACTTTGCCCTGAAGTCGGGTGTCTTGCCTGGAGCAACTCCGGCCAAAGAGGCACCGGAAGCGGTGCTTTCCACGGTGCTGATCTCCTGGATGGGTGGGGCGGATCTGGTGCGCCAGCATCTCTGGCTGCCAGCCCTGGTCATGGTGGGGCTGACGGTGCTCGCGGGTGTCTTCAGCTACCTGAAGGGTCGGTTTGCGGCCCAGGCCTCCGACGGCATTGCCCGGCGGCTCAAGGACCGGCTCTACGATCATCTGCAACGGCTGCCGACGCGGTACCATGACCATGCCGAGACGGGTGACCTGATCCAGCGTTGCACGTCTGATGTGGAGACGCTGCGGATGGCGCTCTCCACCCAGGTGGTGGACATCAGCAATGCCATCCTGATGTTGCTGACGGCGGTGCCGGTGATGCTGTTGCTCGATGGCCGGATGACGGCGATCTCCTTTGTCCTGGTGGTGCCGATTGTGCTCTTTGGCTACATCTATGTGGGACGGGTGAAACACCTGTTCCGCGAGGTGGATGAGGCGGAAGGACAGGTGACACGCGTGGTGCAGGAGAACCTGACCGGCCTGCGTGTGGTGCGGGCCTTTGGGAGGCAGAGCTTCGAGATCAACAAGTTTGCCACCCCGAACCAGCTCTACCGGGATCGGAGTCTGCGCCTGCTGCGCCTTATGGCGTGGTACTGGTCCACCTCCGATCTCATTGTGCTGATTCAGCAGGGGATCGTCCTCATTGCCGGGGCCTGGTTCATCTCCCAGGGCACGCTCACGGTCGGCACGCTGTTCGCCTTCATCATGTTCCTGAACATGCTCCTCTGGCCGGTGCGTCAGATGGGCCGCACGCTCACGGACCTGGGCAAGGCCACGGTGGCGCTGAACCGCATGGGCGAGATCTTGAGCGAGGCGGAGGAAAGCAAGCCGGACCCTGCCGGTGGGCATCCTGATCCTTTTCAGGGTGGCATCGAGGCGCGGGATCTGGTGTTCGACCACGACGGCAAGAGCGCGGCGCTCAATGGCATCAGCTTCACCGTGCGACCGGGTGAAACGCTGGCGATCCTGGGGCCTTCGGGTTCAGGGAAATCAACCATCATGCACCTGCTGCTGCGGCTCTATGACTACCGCTCCGGCTCGATCCGCCTGGACGGTCAGGAACTCACCACTCTGGACCGCCAGTGGGTGCGCTCCCAATTCAGCGTGGTGATGCAGGAACCCTTCCTCTTCTCCAAGACGATTGGGGAAAACATCCGCCTGGGACGCGAAGGCGCGGCCAAGGAGGAGATCCAGGAGGCGGCGCGACTCGCAGACATCCATGACACGATCAACACCTTCACCGCCGACTACGGCACCCTGGTGGGTGAGCGTGGCGTCACCCTCTCGGGTGGGCAGCGTCAACGTGTGGCCCTGGCCCGTGCCCTGCTGCGGGAGACGCCCGTGCTGCTGCTGGATGATGCCCTGAGCGCAGTGGATGCGGAGACGGAGACCAACATCCTGCAGGCCCTGCGCAGCCGCCATGGGCAGCGCACCACGCTGGTCATCGCCCACCGGCTCTCCACTCTGGCCCATGCCGACCGGGTGATCGTGCTCGACAAGGGCCGGATCATCCAGGAGGGGCAGCCGGAGGACCTTCTGAAACAAGAGGGCCTCTACCGTCGCCTCTGGACCATTCAGAACGCCGCCCAGCAAGAGATCCTCAATGACGAGCAGTTCGCGGCGGCCTCGACTGCCGCTGCCGCCCCTGCTGACCTGGCCGCGGCCCAAGCTGCTGCCACCCCGGCTTTAACCTCTGTCCCTGCCAGCCGATGA
- a CDS encoding GumC family protein has protein sequence MSTTPNRLEIQRHAQDYWQIVRNRLGLIFLTFLLVFSVAAIITYIMPRKYVGRVEMVIERVQSDARVIGHMGDALAVSSDSFLKTQFEILSKRKTLDRVVDKLDLVARWNAPNKAAAAGKLMGNLEPQSSMKSDFITLEYFDEDAKLAADIANSIAESYKETRLALDNERTDKALAQITAQIAAKEEQATQALAKVLDIKKRLGIVEMPGSVGRAANQDDVSTPESTSLVDTIKDVSRIQREIRDMTAQIEQLRSLQGDDLIRQAGELRVENETIKKLGPTYQDLLIQQKNLGNAGLGPKHPTMKGIADSILQTRGMLLDAAEDYRKNLTFRVETAQKQLTEAERMRDNQKDTSIQAQTDHQEFLAAQREWEILRQDATRLKDTLSQKQIDQQMTKTPVTVYQAAEPGTAPVKPNVRLHLLLGGVVGLLCGLGLAFFLEYLDTSVKSMDEVESIMGVPVLAVIPKGVGILHRSSGVTPDAEAYRILRTNIEFNRKDMNANCISVVSGSPGEGKSTTMVNLATVCAQAGYTTLIIDADMRRPRQHTFFDVPHNFGLSNYLTGNVPLEEVVVQTQVDNLYLLPSGIMPADCASLLNSQKFTDLIADMKSRFDLVLIDSPPILGVSDASVLSAEADMTLIVVQHRKIPRHILGRVKQAIEQVGGSIVGVALNRVDIRSDSNYSYQTTYYGYYHNTPNYEDAPKGTRQTSSRKQRKAKDAPETRSQRGSAGGDDVF, from the coding sequence ATGAGCACGACGCCCAACCGTCTTGAGATCCAGCGCCACGCCCAGGACTACTGGCAGATCGTGCGCAACCGGCTGGGATTGATCTTCCTCACCTTCCTCCTCGTCTTTAGCGTGGCGGCCATCATCACCTACATCATGCCGCGCAAGTACGTGGGCCGGGTGGAGATGGTCATCGAGCGGGTGCAGAGCGATGCCCGCGTCATCGGGCACATGGGGGATGCCCTCGCCGTGTCTTCAGACAGCTTCCTCAAGACCCAGTTCGAGATCCTCTCCAAGCGCAAAACCCTCGACCGCGTGGTGGACAAGCTCGACCTCGTGGCCCGCTGGAACGCCCCCAACAAGGCCGCCGCTGCGGGCAAGCTCATGGGAAATCTGGAACCCCAGAGCAGCATGAAGAGTGACTTCATCACGCTGGAGTACTTCGATGAGGACGCCAAGCTGGCTGCCGACATCGCCAACTCGATCGCGGAGAGTTACAAGGAGACCCGGCTGGCGCTCGACAATGAGCGTACGGACAAGGCGCTGGCCCAGATCACTGCCCAGATCGCCGCGAAGGAAGAGCAGGCCACGCAGGCGCTCGCCAAGGTGCTCGACATCAAGAAGCGTCTCGGCATCGTGGAGATGCCGGGCTCCGTGGGCCGCGCCGCCAACCAGGATGATGTCTCCACCCCGGAGAGCACCTCTCTGGTGGACACGATCAAGGACGTCAGCAGGATCCAGCGTGAGATCCGCGATATGACTGCGCAGATCGAGCAACTCCGCTCTCTGCAGGGGGACGACCTCATCCGCCAGGCAGGTGAGCTGCGTGTGGAGAACGAGACCATCAAAAAACTCGGCCCCACCTACCAGGATCTCCTCATCCAGCAGAAGAACTTGGGCAATGCCGGTCTCGGCCCCAAGCACCCCACCATGAAGGGCATAGCCGACTCCATCCTGCAGACTCGCGGCATGCTGCTGGATGCGGCAGAGGACTATCGCAAGAACCTCACCTTCCGCGTGGAGACCGCTCAGAAGCAGCTCACCGAGGCGGAGCGCATGCGCGACAATCAGAAGGACACGTCCATTCAGGCGCAGACAGATCACCAGGAATTCCTCGCCGCCCAGCGCGAGTGGGAGATTCTCCGCCAGGATGCCACCCGCCTGAAGGACACGCTTTCCCAAAAGCAGATCGACCAGCAGATGACCAAGACGCCCGTGACCGTGTACCAGGCCGCGGAGCCCGGAACCGCGCCTGTGAAGCCCAATGTGCGACTGCACCTGCTCCTCGGCGGGGTGGTGGGCCTGCTCTGCGGCCTGGGGCTGGCGTTCTTCCTTGAGTACCTCGACACCAGTGTGAAGAGCATGGACGAGGTCGAGTCCATCATGGGCGTGCCCGTGCTGGCCGTGATCCCCAAGGGCGTGGGCATCCTGCACCGCTCCAGCGGAGTCACGCCCGATGCCGAGGCCTACCGCATCCTGCGCACGAACATCGAGTTTAACCGCAAGGACATGAATGCCAACTGCATCAGTGTGGTGAGTGGCAGCCCCGGTGAAGGCAAAAGCACCACCATGGTGAACCTTGCCACCGTCTGCGCCCAGGCTGGCTACACCACCTTGATCATCGATGCGGACATGCGCCGCCCGCGCCAGCACACCTTCTTCGATGTGCCGCACAACTTTGGCCTGAGCAACTACCTCACCGGCAACGTGCCGCTGGAGGAAGTGGTGGTGCAGACCCAGGTGGACAATCTCTACCTCCTGCCCAGCGGCATCATGCCCGCCGACTGCGCCAGCCTGCTGAACTCCCAGAAGTTTACCGACCTCATCGCGGACATGAAGAGCCGCTTTGACCTCGTGCTCATCGACTCCCCGCCCATCCTCGGCGTCAGCGATGCCAGCGTGCTCTCGGCAGAAGCCGACATGACCCTCATCGTCGTGCAGCACCGCAAGATCCCACGCCACATCCTCGGCCGTGTGAAGCAGGCCATTGAGCAGGTCGGTGGCTCCATCGTCGGCGTCGCGCTCAACCGCGTGGACATTCGCAGCGACAGCAACTACAGCTACCAGACCACGTACTACGGCTACTATCACAACACGCCCAACTACGAGGATGCCCCCAAGGGCACACGCCAGACTTCTTCAAGGAAACAACGCAAGGCCAAGGATGCACCCGAGACGCGGAGCCAGCGTGGAAGCGCCGGTGGCGATGATGTGTTCTAA